The Clupea harengus chromosome 6, Ch_v2.0.2, whole genome shotgun sequence genome contains a region encoding:
- the nudt19 gene encoding nucleoside diphosphate-linked moiety X motif 19 — protein sequence MNTALVHWKEAATVILTAGIRRTSVVDSLRTSIENHSPHPPVTWTRSVLPVKSAFDYEVLLLKRSGKSGFMPNAYVFPGGLVDTSDFSSEWLDIFRNFIHSPNFGLGVVKQPPQTRPPIFATDRMKFGSPIPGEVAFRICAVRETFEESGVLLVVPKEEENNVLKSVGHRENAGTTDLSQLSNVCGERELANWRQLVMQNPLNFIRMCRELECLPNIWALHEWGNWLTPTAVYGKQRRYDTAFFICCLKDIPHTVQDEKEIVHFKWSDPIEVLQRYEARELWIAPPQLYDLGRLCHFHGLDDLHHFAQQRSLEGCEQWLPIRLTSADCYISLLPGDGLYPEQVDMSGHSDVNMSTQKSLEELQQESSSLHRIVSHDPYNTSVHINITPKYKHLSPLRGTSSSSSSSDSSGSTPTSRL from the exons ATGAACACTGCTTTGGTACACTGGAAGGAGGCGGCGACTGTCATTTTAACAGCAGGAATCAGACGCACTTCTGTTGTTGACAGTTTAAGGACAAGTATCGAGAACCATTCTCCACACCCACCTGTGACCTGGACCCGGTCAGTTTTACCTGTTAAGTCAGCATTTGATTACGAGGTGCTCCTGCTGAAACGAAGTGGTAAGAGTGGGTTTATGCCAAACGCATATGTCTTTCCTGGAGGTCTCGTGGACACTTCGGACTTTTCCAGCGAATGGCTGGATATTTTCAGGAACTTCATACACTCGCCGAATTTTGGTTTGGGAGTTGTCAAACAACCACCTCAGACTAGACCCCCTATTTTTGCTACGGATAGAATGAAATTCGGCTCTCCTATTCCTGGAGAAGTTGCTTTTAGAATATGTGCTGTGCGAGAGACCTTCGAAGAATCAGGTGTACTTCTCGTTGTACCcaaagaggaagaaaacaacGTACTGAAGTCTGTGGGACACAGAGAAAACGCTGGTACGACAGATTTATCACAACTATCAAATGTGTGTGGCGAAAGGGAACTGGCTAATTGGAGGCAATTGGTGATGCAGAACCCGCTGAACTTTATCCGGATGTGCAGGGAGTTGGAGTGCTTGCCTAACATCTGGGCCTTGCACGAGTGGGGTAACTGGCTTACTCCTACAGCAGTGTACGGTAAGCAGAGGAGGTACGACACCGCGTTCTTCATCTGCTGCTTGAAGGACATACCTCACACTGTCCAGGATGAGAAGGAGATAGTTCATTTTAAG TGGTCCGATCCCATCGAAGTCCTTCAGAGGTACGAGGCGCGTGAGCTGTGGATCGCCCCACCGCAGCTGTATGACCTGGGCCGTCTGTGCCACTTCCACGGGCTGGACGACCTCCACCACTTCGCTCAACAGCGCTCCCTAGAGGGCTGTGAGCAATGGCTGCCCATCAGGCTCACCTCTGCAGACTGCTACATATCACtgctgccag gtGACGGACTGTACCCTGAGCAGGTGGACATGTCGGGCCACAGTGATGTCAACATGAGCACCCAGAAGAGCCTGGAGGAGCTCCAGCAGGAAAGCTCCAGCCTTCACCGCATTGTTTCCCACGACCCCTACAACACTTCCGTACATATCAACATCACCCCCAAGTACAAGCACCTGAGTCCGCTGCGAGGCACatctagcagcagcagcagcagtgataGCAGTGGGAGCACACCCACCAGTCGGCTCTGA